One window of the Allosaccharopolyspora coralli genome contains the following:
- the tal gene encoding transaldolase, with protein sequence MTTNTNLKALSEAGVSIWLDDLSRDRITSGNLAELIEQKAVVGVTSNPTIFAKALSNAADYNDQIRTLAARGASVDDTVREITTADVRDAADVFRNVYESGHDGRVSLEVDPRLAHDTERTVAEALELWKAVDRPNLMVKIPATVEGLPAITRALAEGVSVNVTLIFSVERYREVMDAYLAGLERAKANGHPLAGIASVASFFVSRVDAEIDKRLDTVDGGQDLKGKAAIANARLAYAAYERVFSSERWAALQADGAKPQRPLWASTGVKDPAYSDTRYVDELVAPNTVNTMPEATLEATADHAEIVGDTVTGTAAESQKVFDALSAVGIDLDDVFAVLEREGVEKFEKSWDELLETVSEQLQQAK encoded by the coding sequence GTGACGACCAACACCAACCTCAAGGCGCTGAGCGAGGCGGGCGTCTCCATCTGGCTCGACGACCTCTCCCGCGATCGGATCACCTCCGGCAACCTCGCCGAGCTGATCGAGCAGAAGGCCGTCGTGGGAGTCACCTCGAATCCGACGATCTTCGCGAAGGCGCTGTCCAACGCCGCCGACTACAACGATCAGATCCGCACCCTGGCGGCCCGGGGCGCGAGCGTGGACGACACGGTCCGGGAGATCACGACCGCGGACGTACGGGACGCGGCCGACGTGTTCCGCAACGTCTACGAGTCCGGGCACGACGGCCGGGTCTCGCTGGAGGTCGACCCGCGGCTGGCGCACGACACCGAGCGCACCGTCGCCGAGGCCCTGGAGCTGTGGAAGGCGGTGGACCGGCCGAACCTGATGGTCAAAATCCCGGCCACCGTCGAGGGCCTGCCCGCGATCACCCGTGCGCTAGCGGAGGGCGTGAGCGTGAACGTGACGCTCATCTTCTCCGTGGAGCGCTACCGGGAGGTCATGGACGCCTACCTCGCCGGTCTCGAGCGGGCCAAGGCCAACGGGCACCCACTCGCCGGTATCGCCTCGGTCGCGTCGTTCTTCGTCTCCCGTGTGGACGCCGAGATCGACAAGCGGCTGGACACCGTCGACGGCGGTCAGGACCTCAAGGGCAAGGCGGCGATCGCCAACGCCCGGCTGGCCTATGCCGCCTACGAGCGGGTGTTCTCCTCCGAGCGGTGGGCGGCCCTGCAGGCCGACGGCGCGAAGCCGCAGCGTCCGCTGTGGGCCTCCACCGGGGTGAAGGACCCCGCGTACTCGGACACCCGCTACGTCGACGAACTCGTCGCCCCGAACACGGTGAACACCATGCCGGAGGCGACGTTGGAGGCCACCGCCGACCACGCCGAGATCGTGGGTGACACGGTGACCGGAACGGCCGCCGAGTCGCAGAAGGTCTTCGACGCGCTCTCGGCCGTCGGGATCGACCTCGACGACGTGTTCGCGGTCCTCGAGCGCGAGGGCGTGGAGAAGTTCGAGAAGTCCTGGGACGAGCTGCTGGAGACCGTCTCCGAGCAGTTGCAGCAGGCGAAGTAA